In the genome of Nonomuraea sp. NBC_00507, the window CCACAACAGCGCCGCGCCGGCCAGCGCCATCGCGAGCAACAACACACCGAGCGCCGTCGTCCCGGCCGCCATCTTGGGGAACTTCAGCCATACCTCAGGCCCGCGCTGCGGGATCCAGCTGATCGCGTGCCGCTCGCCGTACCCGATCAGTCCCAGCACCACGGCAGGCACGAAGCCTGCGGCGAGCGCGCCCAGCATCGGCGCGAGCACCGCCCGGCGGGCCAGCGCCACGTGGGCGGGCAGCGCCAGCACAGCGAACAGATGCGTCGAGCACACCAGCGCGATCGCCACCCCGTACACCACCCACCGCCTGCCCTCCGGACGCTCGAGAGCCCGGTGCAGCGCCCAGAAGGAGAACACGACGGCCGCGGCCGCGAACGCGTACGACCTGGCGAAAGCCCCGAGGTAGGACACCGACGGCAGGGTCGCGAAGACGGCGGCCGCGATCACGCCGGCGCGGGTGGAGTGCAGGCGCCGCCCCAGGTCGGTCAGGAACCAGGCCGCCACGCCGATCGCGATCGCCGACGGCAACCGCAGCCACAGCTCTGCCGTGCCGGCCTTCATCCAGAAGTGCATGAACAGGTAGTACGGCAGGAAATGGCCGTCGATGTGCTGCGCCAGCTCCCACATACCCGCCAGCGATCGCGAGGCGAAGCTGATGGTGGCCAGCTCGTCGCCGTTCAAGGTGGCGGAACCCGTTCCCGAGAAGGCTGCGCCGCCCGCGAGCAATGCCATCCACCACGGGGTTGACCTGCGGAGACGTTGGGCGGGACGAGCGGGGGGTGCAAGAGTGGCGGCAGTGGTCACCGGGGCAGGATACGCGGCGTAAGGGCGGTCAAATGGCAGATGTGATCGCCGGCCGCCTCATTGGCCTCATTGGCGCGAATCACCTCGGTGTCACTGACTGGTGGTGCGTGTCGGCTTCATAACGATCACAACGCGCCGCTCCGCATCGCCGACCGGTCGCTCGTACTCCAAGCCGTAGCGCGTGGCCAGCACGTCGAAGAAGTCACCCGACGAATCCGGCTCAACCCGCTCGACCACGCCTCGGATCTCCAGATAGCGGTACGGCCTCTCGGGGTCGTTGATCGAGATCGCCAGGTGCGCGTTCTGGGTGACATTTCGGTGCTTGCGGCGGTCCGTCGTGGTCGTGAATCGCAGGAACTCCCCGTCCCACACTGTCCAGACCGGATTCACGTTGGGCGTGCCGTCCGGCTCGATCGTCGCCAGGTGGGCGAACAGCGGTCGCTCCAGCAGGTCCAGGTGGCTCTTCGGAATCATTGCTCCCTCTTCTCCTTCAGCGCCTGATCTTCAGCGAGCTGAGCTTATCAAGGTTTTGATGATTATCAAGGTTCGTATCATTGTATGAGGTTGTATTGTCCGGGCATGGGGATGCCCGCAGGTGACCGGCTCGGCATAGACATCAAGCGTGCCGAGCAGTCGCTCATGGCCGCCAAGCAGCTGGCCGTCAGGGCCGCCGGGTTGACCGTCCCTCAATACGCGGCGCTGCTCGCGCTTGCCGACAGTCCCGGAATCTCAGGCGCCGCGCTGGCGCGGGCCTGCCTCGTGACGCCGCAGGCCATGACGGTCGTGCTCAAGAACTTGGAGGAACGCGGCCTCATCGAGCGTTCGCCGCATCCCTGGCATCGCAACGTCCTCGAGACACGGCTCACGGAGTCCGGGCGTGCGGCAGTGGAAGTGGCGGACGAGAGGGCCGTGGTGATCGAACGGGCCATCGCGGATGAGTTCACCGAGGGGGAGCGTGCGACGTTGCGCGAGTTGCTGGCCCGATGTGAGCAGGCCATCGGGCGCGGGGCGGCGCAGCTGTGAACGGCCCGTGCCTGGCGATTTGACGTGTCGCGAATCGCGACCTAATCTTTGACTTCGCCCCGGGAGTGAGCCGGACGCCGATCAGGCGGACGGGCCCCGGACAAGCCCCTTGAAATGACGAACCACTCGGCAGAGTCGCTTCGGCGTGCTCGAGCCCGAGTCGTTCCTGGGTGTGCCGCAGTCACCGGAAAATCGGTTGATTCGACAAGCTCTGGATGGAACGGTAAGTTACGAGGGTTGCCCCGGAAACGGGGCGCACCATCCTAAGCAGGTTGGGCAGTGCTTCTCAAGTCTCACGATTTGACACGGCACTTTCTCGCCTGATAAGATGATGGGGACGAAACTGTCGCCTCCGACTCGAGATCGCAAGATATCGATGAGGATGTACGCGTCCGTTTCTTGAGAACTCAACAGTGTGTTAAAAGCCAGTGCATGTGCATCACACATGTATGACCCCGTCATTTTTGACGGTTATTGCTTGGATGATTCATCCGAACATGATCATTGTTTGGAGAGTTTGATCCTGGCTCAGGACGAACGCTGGCGGCGTGCTTAACACATGCAAGTCGAGCGGAAAGGCCCTTCGGGGTACTCGAGCGGCGAACGGGTGAGTAACACGTGAGCAACCTGCCCCTGACTCTGGGATAAGCCCGGGAAACTGGGTCTAATACCGGATACGACCGCCTCCGGCATCGGGTGGTGGTGGAAAGTTTTTCGGTTGGGGATGGGCTCGCGGCCTATCAGCTTGTTGGTGGGGTAGTGGCCTACCAAGGCGACGACGGGTAGCCGGCCTGAGAGGGCGACCGGCCACACTGGGACTGAGACACGGCCCAGACTCCTACGGGAGGCAGCAGTGGGGAATATTGCGCAATGGGCGGAAGCCTGACGCAGCGACGCCGCGTGGGGGATGACGGCCTTCGGGTTGTAAACCTCTTTCAGCAGGGACGAAGTTGACGTGTACCTGCAGAAGAAGCGCCGGCTAACTACGTGCCAGCAGCCGCGGTAATACGTAGGGCGCAAGCGTTGTCCGGAATTATTGGGCGTAAAGAGCTCGTAGGTGGCTGGTCGCGTCTGCCGTGAAAGCCCGCAGCTTAACTGCGGGTCTGCGGTGGATACGGGCCGGCTAGAGGTAGGCAGGGGCAAGTGGAATTCCTGGTGTAGCGGTGAAATGCGCAGATATCAGGAGGAACACCGGTGGCGAAGGCGGCTTGCTGGGCCTTACCTGACGCTGAGGAGCGAAAGCGTGGGGAGCGAACAGGATTAGATACCCTGGTAGTCCACGCTGTAAACGTTGGGCGCTAGGTGTGGGGGTCTTCCACGATCTCCGTGCCGGAGCTAACGCATTAAGCGCCCCGCCTGGGGAGTACGGCCGCAAGGCTAAAACTCAAAGGAATTGACGGGGGCCCGCACAAGCGGCGGAGCATGTTGCTTAATTCGACGCAACGCGAAGAACCTTACCAAGGTTTGACATCACCCGGAAAGCTCCAGAGATGGGGCCCTCTTCGGACTGGGTGACAGGTGGTGCATGGCTGTCGTCAGCTCGTGTCGTGAGATGTTGGGTTAAGTCCCGCAACGAGCGCAACCCTTGCTCCATGTTGCCAGCACGCCTCTTCGGGGGTGGTGGGGACTCATGGGGGACTGCCGGGGTCAACTCGGAGGAAGGTGGGGATGACGTCAAGTCATCATGCCCCTTATGTCTTGGGCTGCAAACATGCTACAATGGCCGGTACAGAGGGTTGCGATACCGCGAGGTGGAGCGAATCCCTAAAAGCCGGTCTCAGTTCGGATTGGGGTCTGCAACTCGACCCCATGAAGTCGGAGTCGCTAGTAATCGCAGATCAGCAACGCTGCGGTGAATACGTTCCCGGGCCTTGTACACACCGCCCGTCACGTCACGAAAGTCGGCAACACCCGAAGCCCGTGGCCCAACCAGCTTGCTGGGGGGAGCGGTCGAAGGTGGGGCTGGCGATTGGGACGAAGTCGTAACAAGGTAGCCGTACCGGAAGGTGCGGCTGGATCACCTCCTTTCTAAGGAGCATCTTCACCCATCGCCACCGAATGTGTGGTGGGGTGACAGCTCACTAGTGGAGCACTGGCTACTCGGCACAACATGGTCGCTGGCCGGCTAGTACCGCCTGCCCCCTTCGGGGGTGGGAGTGGGAACGGCGGTGCGGGGGGCGTGGGGTGTCGGACACACTGTTGGGTCCTGAGGGAACGGGCATTGCGCTCGGTTTCTTCGGACACAGGACCGGTGAACAGCTCGCGGTTGCGGGTTGGGATCCGGTTGCTGTTTGTTGTTTGAGATTTGCATAGTGGACGCGAGCATCTTTGTGGCCAAGTTTTTTAGGGCACACGGTGGATGCCTTGGCATCAGGAGCCGATGAAGGACGTGGGAGGCTGCGTTAAGCCTCGGGGAGTCGCCAACCAGACGTTGATCCGGGGATGTCCGAATGGGGAAACCTAGCACCAGTCATGTGGTGTTGCCTCCGCCTGAATGTATAGGGCGGTTGGTGGTAACGCGGGGAAGTGAAACATCTCAGTACCCGTAGGAAGAGAAAACAAGAGTGATTCCGTGAGTAGTGGTGAGCGAAAGCGGATGAGGCTAAACCGGGCGTGTGTGATAGCCGGCAGGCGTTGCACGTCCGGGGTCGTGGGACCCTCTGGCAGTCTCTGCCGAGTCTGCAAGAAGTGATAAACCTTCGAGGTAGTTGAAAGCTCTGGGAAGGGCTGCCGTAGACCGTGAGAGCCGGGTAGGCGAAATCTTGAAGGCTTCTTGAGGGGATCCCAAGTAGCACGGGGCCCGAGAAATCCTGTGTGAATCTGCCAGGACCACCTGGTAAGCCTAAATACTCCCTGGTGACCGATAGTGCACGAGTACCGTGAGGGAAAGGTGAAAAGTGCCCCGGTGAGGGGTCGTGAAAGAGTACCTGAAACCGTGTGCCTACAAGCCGTAGGAGCTTACATGAGGTTCGCCTTGTGTGTGATGTGACTGCGTGCCTTTTGAAGAATGAGCCTGCGAGTTATGGTGTGTGGCGAGGTTAACCCGTGTGGGGGAGCCGTAGCGAAAGCGAGTCTGAAGAGGGCGTTTGAGTCGCATGCTGTAGACCCGAAGCGGAGTGATCTACGCATGGGCAGGTTGAAGCTCAGGTAAGACTGGGTGGAGGACCGAACCCACCAGGGTTGAAAACCTGGGGGATGATCTGTGTGTAGGGGTGAAAGGCCAATCAAACTCCGTGATAGCTGGTTCTCCCCGAAATGCATTTAGGTGCAGCGTCACGTGTTTCTTGCCGGAGGTAGAGCACTGGATGGCCGATGGGCCCGACAAGGTTACTGACGTCAGCCAAACTCCGAATGCCGGTAAGTGAGAGCGTGGCAGTGAGACTGCGGGCGATAAGGTTCGTAGTCGAGAGGGAAACAGCCCAGATCACCGACTAAGGCCCCTAAGCGTGTGCTAAGTGGGAAAGGATGTGGAGTCGCAGAGACAACCAGGAGGTTGGCTTAGAAGCAGCCACCCTTGAAAGAGTGCGTAATAGCTCACTGGTCAAGTGATTCTGCGCCGACAATGTAGCGGGGCTCAAGCACACCGCCGAAGTCGTGGCACTGACAGCTATGTGCTGTTGGTGGGTAGGGGAGCGTCGTGCAGCCGGTGAAGCAGCAGAGTGATCTAGTTGTGGAGGCTGTGCGAGTGAGAATGCAGGCATGAGTAGCGAATCGAGGGTGAGAAACCCTCGCGCCGGATGACCAAGGGTTCCTGGGGCAGGCTAATCCGCCCAGGGTAAGTCGGGACCTAAGGCGAGGCCGACAGGCGTAGTCGATGGACAACGGGTTGATATTCCCGTACCCGCTTCAATGCGCCCATATCGAACCTCGTGATGCTAAGAGTCCTTAGCTCGGGTTGTCCTTCGGGACGGCCGTCAGGGTGAACGCTCGGACCGATCGGGTAGTAGGTAAGCGATGGGGTGACGCAGGAAGGTAGTCCAGCCCAGGCGATGGTTGACCTGGGGTAAGCATGTAGGGCGGAACGTAGGTAAATCCGCGTTCCATTCAGCCTGAGATGTGATGCCGAGCCGATTGTGGTGAAGTGGATGATCCTATGCTGCCGAGAAAAGCCTCTAGTGAGTGTTGTGGCGGCCCGTACCCTAAACCGACTCAGGTGGTCAGGTAGAGAATACTAAGGCGATCGGGTGAACTGTGGTTAAGGAACTCGGCAAATTGCCCCCGTAACTTCGGGAGAAGGGGGACCTCTGCTGGTGATCGGACTAGCTCTGTGAGCTGGTGGGGGTCGCAGTGGCCAGGGGGAAGCGACTGTTTACTAAAAACACAGGTCCGTGCGAAGTCGTAAGACGATGTATACGGACTGACGCCTGCCCGGTGCCGGAACGTTAAGGGGACCGCTTAGTCAGCTTCGGTTGGCGAAGGTGAGAACTTAAGCGCCGGTAAACGGCGGTGGTAACTATAACCATCCTAAGGTAGCGAAATTCCTTGTCGGGTAAGTTCCGACCTGCACGAATGGCGTAACGACTTCCCCGCTGTCTCAACCGCAGACCCGGCGAAATTGCACTACGAGTAAAGATGCTCGTTACGCGCAGCAGGACGGAAAGACCCCGGGACCTTCACTACAGCTTGACATTGGCGTTTGGAGCGTCTTGTGTAGGATAGGTGGGAGACTGGGAAGCTCGGACGCTAGTTCGGGTGGAGTCATTGGTGAAATACCACTCTGGTCGTTTTGAACGTCTAACCCTGGTCCGTGATCCGGATCGGGGACAGTGTCTGGTGGGTAGTTTAACTGGGGCGGTTGCCTCCTAAAGAGTAACGGAGGCGCCCAAAGGTTCCCTCAGCCTGGTTGGCAATCAGGTGTCGAGTGTAAGTGCACAAGGGAGCTTGACTGTGAGACTGACGGGTCGAGCAGGAGCGAAAGCTGGGACTAGTGATCCGGCATCGGCATGTGGAAGCGGTGTCGCTCAACGGCTAAAAGGTACCCCGGGGATAACAGGCTGATCTTCCCCAAGAGTCCATATCGACGGGATGGTTTGGCACCTCGATGTCGGCTCGTCGCATCCTGGGGCTGGAGTAGGTCCCAAGGGTTGGGCTGTTCGCCCATTAAAGCGGTACGCGAGCTGGGTTTAGAACGTCGCGAGACAGTTCGGTCCCTATCCGCTGCGCGCGCAGGAGACTTGAAAGGGGCTGTCCCTAGTACGAGAGGACCGGGACGGACGAACCTCTGGTGTGCCAGTTGTACCGCCAGGTGCACGGCTGGTTGGCTACGTTCGGAAGGGATAACCGCTGAAAGCATCTAAGCGGGAAGCTCGCCTTGAGATGAGGTCTCCCACCACGAGAGTGGGTAAGGCCCCCGGTAGACGACCGGGTTGATAGGCCGGAGGTGGAAGCGCGGTAACGCGTGGAGCTGACCGGTACTAATAGGCCGAGGACTTGACCACAAAGCATAATGCTTTGGTGTGTGCTGCGCTCTGTTACTCTTCGCCGGGTCCGGAGCTGCGCCACACCAAAGAAATTCTTGCTCGCGTCCACTATGCAATTCTGAGACAGCAAACAGGCTGTTTCTCAGGGTTACGGCGGTTATGGCGGGAAGGAAACACCCGGTTACATTCCGAACCCGGAAGTTAAGCTTCCCTGCGCCGATGGTACTGCACTCGGGAGGGTGTGGGAGAGTAGGTCACCGCCGGACAATCTTTGATGAGAAAGGCCCCCGACCAGCACGGTCGGGGCCTTTCTCTTTTTTGGGGTAAGAAACGCACATGCTGCCGGCGAATCGTCTGAGTCCGCCGAAACAGATGATGCGAGATTTGCAGGCGAGGACATCCTGCAGTTACGGAAACGACTTGCGTTGTCGCGCTGCGTGGCGACAGTGTGAGCGGCGGTCGAACACCTGAGTGATGGCAAGCAAGCTGGGTGGGTCGCCGCTGCTCGCCGTCGGACTGACGGAGCACGCGCTTGCCCAGCCCGGAAGCGTACCGATCATCCGTATAGCCTCATGGTTGCGGCGGCTGGGATCCTGCGGATTCAACCGTGGGGAGCGCTTCCATTCGTGAGTGCGTAACGTGATGGCTAGGCGGTCTTGGCTCGTGAGCGTTTATGGGCCGGCCCCTTCATGGACTTGAGTCGGGCTCGTGGACGTTCTCCGGCTTGCTAGGCTGGAAGAACCGGGCCACCCCACGGGTGGCCTTCGTCGCGTAAGGCCCGAGGACGGGCGGCGACCAGCCACGGTGGACCGTCGTTGTGAGTCCGCTGGTTGAGCCCAACGAAATGGACCAGAAGTGAACAGAGATAACGGACCGGACGGCGGACAGCGCGGGCGCGGCGATCAAGAGGACAGGCGCTCTGGCGGGAGCGACAGGAGCGGCGGGTACGGCTCTCGCGGGCGAGACTCCGGCGGCGGCGACCGACCGTTCCGTTCCGATGACAGGGGACGCTCCTCCGGCCCCGGCGACGACAGAGGCTCGCGGCGGGACGAGGGCCGGGACGACCGGGGCGCGCGTCGTGAGGGCGGATACGGCGATCGCCGCGAGGGCGGCCGATTCGGCGGCCGTGGCGAGAGCGGCGGCGGGTACGGTGATCGGGGCGCCAGGCGCGAGGGCGGGTTCCGCGACGACCGCGGGCCGCGTCGTGAGGGTTCGGAGCGCGGATCCCGCGGTGATGACCGCCCCACCTACCGTGACAGGGACGACCGCGGCGGGCAGCGCGAGGGTGGCGAGCGGCGTCCGTTCCGGGATCGGGATGACCGTGGGGCGCGTCGTGACGGCGGTTCCGGTGAGCGTCGCGAGGGCGGCGGTTACGGCGCCCGGCCTGGCGGCGGGTTCCGTGACGACCGCGGTCCGCGGCGAGAAGGCGGTTATGGCGACCGCGGTCCGCGGCGCGAGGGCGGTTTTGGCGACCGCGGTCCGCGGCGCGAGGGCGGTTTTGGCGACCGCGGTCCGCGGCGCGAGGGCGGTTTTGGCGACCGCGGTCCGCGGCGCGAGGGCGGTTTTGGCGACCGGGGTCCCCGGCGAGAAGGCGCTTATGGCGACCGTGGTCCGCGGCGCGAGGGCGGATACGCAGACCGCGGCCCCAGGAGCGAAGGCGGCGGAGGCGGCGACGCACGTGGCGGGCGGCGTGAGGGCGATGAGCGGCGTCCGTTCCGGGATCGGGATGATCGTGGGGCGCGTCGCGAGGGCGGTTCCGGCGACCGGCGCGAAGGCGGCTACGGCGATCGTGGTCCGCGCAGGAGCGGCGGTTTCCGTGACGACCGAGGGCCACGTCGTGAGGGCGGTTACGGTCCCCGGCGCGAGGGCGGCTACGGCGATCGTGCTGCCCCGCGCGAGGGCGGCCTCCGTGATGACCGCGGAGGCGGTCGTGAAGGTGGGTTCCGCGATGATCGTGGTCCTCGTCGCGAGGGCGGGTTCGGCGGTGATCGTGGTCCTCGTCGCGAGGGCGGGTTCGGCGGTGATCGTGGTCCTCGTCGCGAGGGCGGGTTCGGCGGTGATCGTGGTCCTCGTCGCGAGGGCGGGTTCCGTGACGATCGTGGTCCGCGTGGCGAGGGCGGTCGTGACGATCGGGGTCCTCGTGGCGAAGGTGGCTTCCGCGACCAGCGGGGTCCGCGCCGTGAGGGTGGATACGCGGACCGAGGCCCTCGGCGCGAGGGCGGCTTCCGCGAGGACCGCGGTCCGCGGCGAGAAGGCGGTTTTGGCGACCGCGGTCCCCGGCGCGAGGGCGGTTATGGCGACCGCGGTCCCCGGCCCGAGGGCGGCCAGCGGCCGTCACGGCCGTTCTCGCGTGACGACCGCGACCGGCGGGACGAGCGTTCCGGGGAGGGCACTCGCGCCAGGTATGGCAGGTCCGACCGGGAGAGCGAAGCGCCGCAGCGTGAGCGGCTGCCGGAGGTGGCGCCCGACATCACAGCGGACGAGCTGGACAAGGAAGTGCTGGAGGAGCTCCGCTCCCTGCCCGGCGACCTCGCCGACCTCGTCGGTCGGCACCTGGTCGCCGCTGAGCGGGCACTGGAGGAGGACGACGCCGACCGGGCGCACGAGCACACGAAGGTGGCGCGCAGGTTCGCCGCCCGCATAGGTGTCGTGCGGGAGGCCGCCGGCATCGTCGCGTACCGCGCGGGGCACTTCTCGGAGGCGCTGAGCGATCTGCGGGCGGCGCGGAGGCTGACGGGGTCGGAGGCGTACCTGCCCGTCATGGCTGACTGCGAGCGCGGGCTCGGCCGTCCGGAGCGGGCCATCGACCTCGTACGGTCGCCGGAGGCCGAGCGCCTCGACCGGGCCGGGCGCATCGAGCTGACCATCGTCGAGTCCGGCGCCCGCCGCGACCTGGGCCAGCACGACGCCGCCGTGATCACCCTGCAGCGCCTGCCGGAGCTGCGTGACCCGCAGCCGAAGCCCTGGTCGGCACGGTTGGCGTTCGCGTACGCGGACGCGCTGGCCGAGGCCGGGCACACGGAGGCGGCGACCGACTGGTTCGGCCGGGCGATGGCGTTCGATGACGACGGCGAGACGGACGCCGCCGAGCGGTACGCCGAGCTGACCGGCGCCGTCATTGAGGACGTCGAGGAGGACTTCGACGACGAGGACGACTTCGACGACGCAGGCGTGGCCGAGAGCGGGAGCGCTGCCGAGGCGGAGGAGGACGTGGACGAGGCCGAGGCCCTCGCCGAAGCAGGCGACCTCCTGAAGGAGGAGCCCGAGCCCGCCGACACCCAGGGTGGGGAAGCGGAGGACATCGAGCCTGCCGAGGCCTTGGACGGCACCAAGCCTGCCGAGGAGGGCGTGGACGGCTCGGAGCCTGAGGAAGTTCTCGACGGCTCAGAGCCTGAGGAGGTTCTGGACGGCTCAGACGTGGACGAGCAGAGCTCCGACGATTCCGGAGCCGAGCAGAGTGCCCCTGGCGCGGCGGCGCAGGCGGAGACTCCGGGCATCACGCCGGCGTTCATCGAGCCCGACTTCGGCGCCAGGCCGGACGAGGACGACGAGCCCACCCAGAGCCGCTCCAAGTCCGACGACTAGGCCGGCGGCCTCGCGCTCCGCCGTACCGCGACCATGCGGTGCGGCGGAGCACGGCCACGTGATCGCTGAACGGGGATCCCTCTGAGCAGCTGTCTTTGATCAGCGGCTGGTCAGGGCGCGTGAGACCGCCATGCGTCGCGAGGCAGGCTCATGGTGGTCGACGCCCACCACGTGCCGGCGACGCATGTCGCCTGAGGGTCGGCGCTCTCGGTGCGAAATCCCAATCGTTCGTACAGCCGCATGGCGCCGGCGTTGTGCGAGTAGACGCCCAGGTTGACCCGCTGAATGGCCGGGGAGGCGAAGGCCTCGCCGAGCGCGGCCTCCACCATGGCCTCGCCATATCCCCGCCCCCTGACCGCAGGTGAGACCAGGACCATGCCCAGCCGCACCGATCGGCCGGACGGCTCGGTTCGCAGCAGGAAGTGGCCCACCGGTGTCCCGTCGGGGCCGACGGCGACGTGGGAGCGACGGCTGGGGTCCGACGCGTGGAAGGCGGAAAGCTGGCGCGCGTCAAACGGCCAGGTGAATCCGGTGTTGCCGGACCAGGTGATGAGCGCCTCCAAGCTATCGATCCACGAGGCCACACTCACGGCGTCGGCAGGCGCGAACGCGCGAAGCTCAATCACCTGATCATACGTACCGGAACCGTCTCATTCCGGTCAATTGATCTCGCACGCGTAGGGTGCCGCCGTCAGGTGGCCGAGGGGCGTGGTGCGGATCTCGCCAGTTTCGCGGCCTTGAGCCGGAGATATCGCTGTTCGGGCCCACTGGTGGTGCGGCGGGCGGCGCTCTCGTAGCACTCCCGGGCCTGGCTCGGCTCCCCCGCCAGCTCCAGCAGGTGCCCGCGGACGGCCTCCAGCCGGTGCTGCCCGGCCAGGCGGGGGTCATCGTCCAGATAGGACAGGAACGTGAGGCCGGCGCGCGGACCGTGCACCATGGCCACCGCGACTGCCCGGTTGAGCGTCACGACCGGGTTGTCGGTCATCCGTTCCAGCAGGTCGTACAGGCCCAGGATCTGCCGCCAGTCGGTGTCGCCCGCGGTGGCCGCCTCGGCGTGCACCGCCGCGATCGCCGCTTGCACCTGATACGGGCCGAGGTCGGCGTGGGACATGGCGTGGGTCACCAGTGCGATGCCTTCGTCGATCTCGTCCCGGTCCCAGGCGCCGCGGTCCTGCTCGGCGAGCGGTACGAGGGCGCCGCTCGCGTCGGTCCTGGCGGCGCGGCGGGCGTGGACGAGCAACATCAGGGCGAGCAAGCCTGCCACCTCACCGTCATCCGGGAGAACACGATGCAGCATCCGGGTCAGCCGGATCGCTTCCGCCGCCAGATCGGTGCGCTGCAGGTCCGGGCCGGCCGTGGCGACGTACCCCTCGTTGAAGACGAGGTAGAGCACCTGCAGCACGGCGTCGAGCCGGGGTGCGTACTCACTCGGTGGCGGCGGCTGGAAGCCGATTCCCGAGGTCTTGATCTGTTTCTTGGCCCGGCTGATCCGCTGCGCCAAGGTCGGCTCCGGGACGAGGAAGGCGCGCGCGATCTCGGGGGTGGTGAGCCCGCCCACGGCCCGCAAGGTGAGCGCGACCTGGGACGGCCGGCTGAGCGCCGGATGACAGCACACGAACAGCAGCACCAGCGAGTCGTCCGTGGGCAGGCCGGCATCCGCCGGTGACGCCAGATACTGCTCGGGAAGGATCCGGACCGCCTCGGCGGCCTCCCGGTCGCGGCGGGACTGCTCGCTGCGCAGCATGTCGATCAGACGTCGCGAGGCGACCCGGATCAGCCAGGTGCGCGGCTCCTGCGGGATCCCGTCGGCCGGCCACTGGGCCGAGGCCGCGACCAGGGCCTCCTGCACCGCGTCCTCGGCGGTGTCGAAGTGCCCGTAGCGGCGGACGAGCGCGCCGAGGACCTGCGGCGCGTGCTCGCGCAGCAGGTCCTCGATCCGGGGCGGCACCGTCACGACAGGGGCGTGTCCTCCGCCAGCGGACCCTGGCCGATCGGCCGCACCTCCACCGTGTCGCCGACCGCCGCGACAATGCGGGCGGCGATCGCCATGGCCCGGTCGTGGCTGGCGCAGTCCACGATCCCGAAGCTCGCCAGCACCTCCTTGGCCTCCGCGTAAGGGCCGTCCACGGCGACCGGGCCGTCCTCG includes:
- a CDS encoding glycosyltransferase family 39 protein; translated protein: MALLAGGAAFSGTGSATLNGDELATISFASRSLAGMWELAQHIDGHFLPYYLFMHFWMKAGTAELWLRLPSAIAIGVAAWFLTDLGRRLHSTRAGVIAAAVFATLPSVSYLGAFARSYAFAAAAVVFSFWALHRALERPEGRRWVVYGVAIALVCSTHLFAVLALPAHVALARRAVLAPMLGALAAGFVPAVVLGLIGYGERHAISWIPQRGPEVWLKFPKMAAGTTALGVLLLAMALAGAALLWAGRRGAGDPGSPADAAGSPAGGAGSSAGGRDRAWALALAGWLILPPLLLLAVSHLLTPVYVDRYLFVTAPALALLAGLAVAAIPRFPVVAGVVVVLLGAGLAFPDHVEIREENGRFENIPWALRVIKAEPDDAIVFGQSQVRRGFDYYADSLMPVDVLRIGVAPHPDGFGYPERSDVSAALDGRERVWVVWRGTKKSGLEGDGISRVGEVKEAGFELSMAKHSGDLPGLTVALFMRR
- a CDS encoding PPOX class F420-dependent oxidoreductase — protein: MIPKSHLDLLERPLFAHLATIEPDGTPNVNPVWTVWDGEFLRFTTTTDRRKHRNVTQNAHLAISINDPERPYRYLEIRGVVERVEPDSSGDFFDVLATRYGLEYERPVGDAERRVVIVMKPTRTTSQ
- a CDS encoding MarR family winged helix-turn-helix transcriptional regulator, producing MGMPAGDRLGIDIKRAEQSLMAAKQLAVRAAGLTVPQYAALLALADSPGISGAALARACLVTPQAMTVVLKNLEERGLIERSPHPWHRNVLETRLTESGRAAVEVADERAVVIERAIADEFTEGERATLRELLARCEQAIGRGAAQL
- a CDS encoding GNAT family N-acetyltransferase, encoding MIELRAFAPADAVSVASWIDSLEALITWSGNTGFTWPFDARQLSAFHASDPSRRSHVAVGPDGTPVGHFLLRTEPSGRSVRLGMVLVSPAVRGRGYGEAMVEAALGEAFASPAIQRVNLGVYSHNAGAMRLYERLGFRTESADPQATCVAGTWWASTTMSLPRDAWRSHAP
- a CDS encoding RNA polymerase sigma factor — its product is MTVPPRIEDLLREHAPQVLGALVRRYGHFDTAEDAVQEALVAASAQWPADGIPQEPRTWLIRVASRRLIDMLRSEQSRRDREAAEAVRILPEQYLASPADAGLPTDDSLVLLFVCCHPALSRPSQVALTLRAVGGLTTPEIARAFLVPEPTLAQRISRAKKQIKTSGIGFQPPPPSEYAPRLDAVLQVLYLVFNEGYVATAGPDLQRTDLAAEAIRLTRMLHRVLPDDGEVAGLLALMLLVHARRAARTDASGALVPLAEQDRGAWDRDEIDEGIALVTHAMSHADLGPYQVQAAIAAVHAEAATAGDTDWRQILGLYDLLERMTDNPVVTLNRAVAVAMVHGPRAGLTFLSYLDDDPRLAGQHRLEAVRGHLLELAGEPSQARECYESAARRTTSGPEQRYLRLKAAKLARSAPRPSAT
- a CDS encoding YciI family protein — its product is MKYLLLAYTKKADWDSVDVNSPEFQAMCAFYENLGKELTESGEFVSTEGLAHPSLTRTVRMREDGPVAVDGPYAEAKEVLASFGIVDCASHDRAMAIAARIVAAVGDTVEVRPIGQGPLAEDTPLS